The proteins below come from a single Saimiri boliviensis isolate mSaiBol1 chromosome 16, mSaiBol1.pri, whole genome shotgun sequence genomic window:
- the TRIM13 gene encoding E3 ubiquitin-protein ligase TRIM13, with translation MELLEEDLTCPICCSLFDDPRVLPCSHNFCKKCLEGILEGSVRNSLWRPAPFKCPTCRKETSATGINSLQVNYSLKGIVEKYNKIKISPKMPVCKGHLGQPLNIFCLTDMQLICGICATRGDHTKHVFCSIEDAYAQERDAFESLFQSFETWRRGDALSRLDTLETSKRKSLQLLTKDSDKVKEFFEKLQHTLDQKKNEILSDFETMKLAVMQAYDPEINKLNTILQEQRMAFNIAEAFKDVSEPIVFLQQMQEFREKIKVIKETPLPPTNLPASPLMKNFDTSQWEDIKLVDVDKLSLPQDTGTFMSKIPWSFYKLFLPVLLLGFVIFFGPTIFLEWSLFDDLATWKDCLSNFSSYLTESADFIEQSVFYWEQVTDGFFIFSERFKNFTLVVLNNVAEFVCKYKLL, from the coding sequence ATGGAGCTGCTTGAAGAAGATCTCACGTGCCCTATTTGTTGTAGTCTGTTTGATGATCCTCGGGTTTTGCCTTGCTCCCACAACTTCTGCAAAAAATGCTTGGAAGGTATCTTAGAGGGGAGTGTGCGGAACTCCTTGTGGAGACCAGCTCCATTCAAGTGTCCTACCTGTCGTAAGGAAACTTCAGCTACTGGAATTAATAGCCTGCAGGTTAATTACTCCCTGAAGGGTATTGTGGAAAAGTATAACAAGATCAAGATCTCTCCCAAAATGCCAGTATGCAAAGGACACTTGGGGCAGCCTCTCAACATTTTCTGCCTGACTGATATGCAGCTGATTTGTGGGATCTGTGCTACTCGTGGGGACCACACCAAGCATGTCTTCTGTTCCATTGAAGATGCCTATGCTCAGGAAAGGGATGCCTTTGAGTCCCTCTTTCAGAGCTTTGAGACCTGGCGTCGGGGAGATGCTCTTTCTCGCTTGGATACCTTGGAAACTAGTAAGAGGAAGTCCCTACAGTTACTCACTAAAGATTCAGATAAAGTGAAAGAATTTTTTGAGAAGTTACAACACACGTTGGatcaaaagaagaatgaaattctgtctgaCTTTGAGACCATGAAACTTGCTGTTATGCAAGCATATGACCCAGAGATCAACAAACTCAACACCATCTTGCAGGAGCAACGGATGGCCTTTAACATTGCTGAGGCTTTCAAAGATGTGTCAGAACCCATTGTATTTCTGCAGCAGATGCAGGAGTTCAGGGAGAAAATCAAAGTAATCAAGGAAACTCCTTTACCTCCCACTAATTTGCCTGCAAGCCCTTTAATGAAGAATTTTGACACTAGTCAGTGGGAAGACATAAAACTAGTTGATGTGGATAAACTTTCTTTGCCTCAAGACACTGGCACATTCATGAGCAAGATTCCCTGGAGCTTTTATAAGTTATTTTTGCCAGTTCTTCTGCTTGGTTTCGTCATTTTCTTTGGTCCTACCATATTCCTAGAGTGGTCATTATTTGATGACCTGGCAACTTGGAAAGACTGTCTTTCAAACTTCAGTTCCTATCTGACTGAATCAGCTGATTTTATAGAACAATCAGTTTTTTACTGGGAACAGGTGACAGATgggtttttcattttcagtgaaaGATTCAAGAATTTTACTTTGGTGGTACTGAACAATGTGGCAGAATTTGTGTGCAAATATAAACTATTATAA